Proteins from a genomic interval of Nematostella vectensis chromosome 5, jaNemVect1.1, whole genome shotgun sequence:
- the LOC116609477 gene encoding semaphorin-5B, giving the protein MRIAGLLLLVVSPAFCAVPRLRKVSVPPDVEDLRKGNVQKINASEEKRNAVLGFWEVVENKREIKSGNQTTAFKIMREIKQTMGSWHERQDVEIMWENIISGNNPPPSIVPGLGWSEFTLYSPCDATCKKYRLRFCINSDPAACDSNYPSGVEKKWISCTVDECNAPVDGHWGRWTAWSACSKTCGDGTQTRTRVCDDPAPKNGGSACVGDSSQTQACKIATCWIVAMTKK; this is encoded by the exons ATGAGAATCGCGGGCTTGCTGTTGCTGGTCGTCAGCCCGGCTTTCTGCGCAGTCCCCCGGCTGAGAAAAGTCTCTGTTCCTCCAG ATGTTGAAGACCTAAGGAAAGGAAATgttcaaaaaataaatgccTCAGAAGAAAAACGAAATGCTGTGTTGGGCTTCTGGGAAGTGGTGGAGAACAAGCGGGAGATCAAGtctg GCAATCAGACAACAGCTTTCAAAA TAATGCGTGAGATAAAGCAAACAATGGGGTCCTGGCACGAGCGACAGGACGTGGAGATCATGTGGGAGAACATAATCTCTG GCAACAATCCACCACCTTCCATAG TTCCGGGTCTTGGCTGGAGCGAGTTTACCTTATACAGCCCATGTGACGCTACTTGCAAAAAGTACCGATTGCGATTCTGCATCAACTCCGACCCCGCAGCGTGCGACAGCAACTATCCATCGGGTGTAGAGAAAAAATGGATTTCCTGTACCGTTGACGAATGCAATG CGCCTGTCGATGGTCACTGGGGCCGCTGGACAGCGTGGAGCGCCTGCAGTAAAACATGTGGAGATGGAACTCAAACTAGAACGAGGGTGTGCGATGACCCTGCTCCAAAGAACGGTGGAAGCGCATGCGTAGGGGATAGCTCACAGACTCAGGCCTGCAAAATAGCAACGTGTTGGATAG TGGCAATGACCAAAAAATGA
- the LOC5502040 gene encoding prostaglandin E2 receptor EP4 subtype, producing the protein MATIPNFSNSSFSYELPRDNNSVLFYVISLLATIANLFAVVASVRLVREHPVSPNVFVLGLSCVDFLCVLLACIPSWLCYGMGRWTGGQPMCDFQGFMILFATLASGSVAMFMAIDRCVAVTRPLYHRQLVTVGKTTRLLVGLVVIAFVVSLLPVLGFGSFSRNLVGTFCTVNWFPSTSLDAAFCFCYVIIGDVICLTLVLCNTAVIVSLCSRGSSTEPVCTGRHLNEMERQFVKTMAFISLVFVACWIPYMSRIIGNAWYGWRDAGADLLVCRLLLVNLLIDPFTYVLTRQQYRDLLVDLFCFWRRSNRIGSQSSDISSPQVKEDITSAGMTSQALRLSGDDLPLTIETTEGVTDRTKNVFRENRHNHEI; encoded by the exons ATGGCTACTATCCCAAACTTTTCCAACTCCAGCTTCTCCTATGAGCTTCCACGTGACAATAACAGCGTCTTGTTTTACGTCATATCCCTGCTTGCGACCATTGCGAATTTATTTGCGGTAGTCGCGTCCGTGCGTCTAGTTCGCGAACATCCCGTCAGCCCTAATGTCTTCGTGCTCGGTCTCTCGTGTGTCGACTTCCTGTGTGTGTTGTTAGCCTGCATTCCCTCGTGGCTATGCTATGGCATGGGAAGGTGGACTGGTGGGCAACCCATGTGTGACTTCCAGGGATTCATGATTTTATTTGCGACATTGGCTTCAGGGTCCGTTGCAATGTTCATGGCAATCGACAG GTGTGTGGCCGTGACCAGGCCTCTTTACCACCGCCAGCTCGTCACAGTGGGCAAAACTACTCGATTACTAGTCGGACTAGTCGTCATCGCCTTCGTCGTCTCTCTCTTGCCAGTCCTCGGATTCGGAAGCTTCTCTCGGAATCTCGTCGGAACCTTTTGTACCGTCAATTGGTTTCCAAGTACCAGTCTCGACGCGGCGTTTTGCTTTTGTTACGTCATCattggtgacgtcatctgtcTGACTCTTGTGTTGTGTAATACCGCTGTCATAGTGTCTCTGTGTAGCCGCGGCTCTTCTACCGAGCCAGTTTGTACTGGCAGGCATTTGAACGAGATGGAGAGACAGTTTGTCAAGACGATGGCTTTCATTTCATTGGTCTTTGTAGCTTGCTGGATACCTTATATG TCACGCATTATCGGTAACGCTTGGTATGGATGGCGTGACGCGGGTGCAGACCTATTAGTGTGTCGCCTTCTGCTTGTCAATCTGTTGATCGACCCTTTTACGTACGTGCTGACGAGACAACAGTACCGTGATCTGCTGGTCGACCTCTTCTGCTTCTGGCGCAGAAGTAACAGAATTGGCAGCCAGTCCAGCGATATAAG CTCACCCCAAGTTAAGGAAGACATCACTTCTGCCGGTATGACGTCACAAGCCTTGCGCTTGTCAGGAGACGACTTGCCGCTGACAATCGAAACGACTGAAGGCGTAACCGACCGaacaaaaaatgtatttagGGAAAACAGACATAACCATGAGATTTAA